The following is a genomic window from Pseudochaenichthys georgianus chromosome 9, fPseGeo1.2, whole genome shotgun sequence.
tctgcagcaatggagagtcaggactcagagagacacgaggagagttggagctttgatgtctgTGTCGGATAGGAGTGtgtttgtgagtattagtaACCGCCACCTGTGAGGATCTTCCACACAGGTGGAGGATCTTCCTCCGAATACCTGCTGGAGATAGGTATGAGTTTGTGTCGGAAAAAAGGTATGGAATTGATGTGAATTGATTTGGTGAATGAAAagttgaatgtgctttttattatcaccggtctttttatgaggaaatgcctctaaattctatcgggagattttaaatatcacaactgaattgggcagttgaagttACAAATGatggtaataaatgtaaaactgtgaataaaagtttcatattagaAAATGATCACTGCATGATAGttttagtatgattataatgttgtaaagagagaaggtaaaaaccctgtattagtttggacctatttttcttcacataaactgatcccaccttttggactgggacaacttaaaagacatctgcgctctcctctcctgcttcaaaggtaaaattgcaccctgccacactcacacttaggtagggccacacctcatttactgatatcaaaatccttcgggatcgcttaaacagattcaagagagttgtctgaattgaaacagcagttaattgaacctagTTCTtcaggagttaatagaggtgagatattgctgacgttggtggatctgagccaagcagtaaacttacatagactcaataacttcggtTAGAGTAATTTCCTGGAATAAATTATCAGCCCTCACCGACTCTTACACACAATATGTGTACTTCATGAAATAAAACTCAACTGTAGTAACATAAACTTGAACTTTTTACTGATCAAAATCATCCTggaacttgtgttttttcccagGCAAAACATTGTTATTTTACAAGTAACATTTAAAAGATTATTCTGGCATTTGTTTTGTCACTTAATCTAaaacacagaaaataaaatcatttaaaatcaggattagaaaatgttttacaaCAATATTTTTTTCTCATTTGCTTCTCAGGACTTCCGTACAAATGAATGTTTCTCTAATTCTGCTTTTGGACTGCAATGACTGAAGTATTTTGAAAATAGAGATTTACTTTTAAATTCCTTTTACAATAATCTCCTAATTCTTTCTAATCCTCTGCTTTCAAACCAACAGTAATACTCAATGGTTGATTCTTGCTGTAAAGCAGAACGCCTTCAGATACTGACATGTGGTTGATGCTGCTGGTGACAGACACAGCGGATCCATCCTCCGCCAGCACCGACACATGGGTGGTGCCCATGCTTTCCAGATAGGGAGTGATGTTGTAATACTGGGCATCATGAGTCCCCTCGCTGCTGATCAGGCTCCGTATGTGCTTGGCGAAGCTGTCCTCTGTGAATTTCTTGGCTATCTGTAAAAAGTAGAGAGCATTCAAAACCTTGTACATGACAAAACACTAATTACAGAGCTATGGTTTTGATTGTATTTCAGGCTTCTATCTTCTTTGTAAGGAAAACAAGAAGTGTAATAGGAACTAAGTTTCAAAATGAATTGGACCCTGTTTTTAACCATGCCTCTGAAACTCTTTTTTGTATCAAACATTTTACCTTTTCTTTAGAATAAGTATGCCTATATTAAAATGAAGAAATGTTGATGTCAATAGTTGCAGTTTTATGGTGGGGTACACACATGTAGACTTTAGCTTAGCCTACAATTAAGTCTCTAAATGTGCCCGTTATTTCAAGTTGCTACAGATGGATAGACCAACTAACCAGAGATAGTTTGAATGTTTTTGATTTAACCTCGagcaacctttttatttttctgaCCAAGCAGGGGTCAACCTCTCCTGACTTTAACAGTCAAACTGCACTACATTTCagactttttactccactacatataTCCGACACctgtacagttttttactacATAGACATAGAATCGACAAATAAAATGTCATGCATTAGTTATAAATGAAACCCTTTAACAATTAATAAATAACTTAAAACCATATCCACCAGCTATTCTATAAAACAATAACATTTGTATTTGAAGAACATTTACCAAACAATGCTTCTGAACTTTTACTAAAGCAAACAATCTAAATACTCTTTCCACCTCTGGGGATAAACCATGAGAGActtcactttttcttttaaataactTACTTCTTCTGAGCTGAACCCTGGATCACGGATGTGTTTCTTTAATCCATTGGCAAACTTAAAAGCTTCGATAATGTGATGATACGCCAGTGTTTTTTCTTCCTTTTGTTTCAGAGTTGCCGGACTCAAGTTGTATtctataaataaaatacattatttaggtttcccacacataaagTCTGGTATCTAGATCTTTTGGCATTAAACAATCTCATTCCTGCAATCATGTAGGTTAGACATGCAACAACCAATCAAGGCATTCATTTCTCTTCTCAGCACATGAACTAAGTTTGTATGTGATTTCAAAGTGGGGATGCATAGCAAGTCTGCAGTGTGTGTAGGAGGAACCTTTCATGATGTTCAGGATGAGGCTGAGGATAATGCCTCCTGCAGGGGGCGGGGGGAAGTACATCTGGTACTCTCCCAGAGTAATCGCCCACGCATCAGTCACTGTAGCTCTATATGACGCCAAGTCCTGCACCGTGAGTGTTCCTCCTGAGAAAAATACAGAAAGAAATGGTGGTACTCAGCAGAACTGACTGAAAATGCATCTTAGCTCCACATAATTAAGAATTGTAATGGATACAGCGACTAAAACTGGAGATTATGAGGGATCTCTGCAGTGGTTAACAGTCCCATTAATTTGTAAATGGATCACTGCGAGGGAAAATTGTTGAAAAATGATGATGAAATATGTTTGACAATACCTGCCTCCTGTATGTCACGGATTAAATCCTCTGCTGTTTTTCCGTTGTAGAAGGCGTCTGGTCCCTTGTTTGCAATCATCTCTAAAGTGTCGGCCAGTTTCTCACGCTTCATCATATCACCAGCCTTTAGCAATTTTCCGTCCTTATCTGAGAACAACTTTCTGGCAAATACCACGAGAGAAAgcatacatttaaatacaaatgtttttgcAAATCATATTTATGGTTCATTTTCAGGGGGTGTTTTTGTACCTTAGTGGCTCTGTCTTGTTGGTATCGGCGTAGGGGATGTATCGAGCTTGGATCGCAGGAATAGGAAAACCTTCTCTGGCCAGTTTGATGGTTGGCTGGAAGAGAGAGGCCCATGGCAACTTCCCATAAAGCTTGTGTGCCTGCTCATATCCCCGAATTTCCCCTGGGACTCCGATCCATGCGCTACCTGTGTGGATGGAAAGATGGATAGACTGATTTAAtcatgttcttttttttttttttatggatgcATTTCCCTTTTTGATTGGCGGGTTAGTCAGATCACCTAAGGGTGTGGAGACCGGCTCTTCATTAACATTTGAGTACAATTTGTGCATTTACTCTCTCGTCCAGTGAGAGTGTGGGAACGCCCTTTCTCCAGGGCTTAAGAGCAGAGGGGAATTACACGCCCACTATTCTTAATCAACATTTCAGCAGATATTATCATCAAACTCTGGATTCCCTTTTGAGACTTTCTTGCTGTCTCAACTTTTCTGATAGAAAGTGATATTGCACAGGGAAACCTGCactctttatttttttttatcaaaaccccTTCATACACATGTCCTTATTATTGAAAAGACATTTGATTATTAATACAATTGAATTGGATTCAATTGTATATTATTAAAGAGACTTTTTTTCATTGTGAATGCACTTGTGAGATTTGTTTCTCAATATCCTTTATTATAAAAGGCTGGTAAATACTTCTGAGGCTTCTTCCCAATTGTAATATGCTGCCCCACTATTTACGACTAAGTTTATTTTTCCAATTTGTGCCATTAATGACTTCTACTTCAACACAATTTTCCTGGAAATATTCTACATTTTACTACGATACATTAATCTAAAAGAATGTTCACattacaattgttttttttaatgcatttgAATGAAAAAGTAACTATGAATGTTACAGATTTATGTTTTGTATTAGATATAGATACATCATATGCCCATAAAGTGGACTCCCACCCTATAGATGtcaagatctgtctgtgttgtattttgtcttgtctttttctgtcttttgtttcatgttttattttgaaaggtcttcacctcctgtcttgactgtttctgtctgtgttgtgttttgtcttgtctagatccgtttttggttttctgtctgtgttgtgtcttgtctagatctgtctttggttttctgtctgcgttgtgttttgtctttagatctgtctgtggttccctgtcatTAGTTTCcctaggctgaagtcgaatagtccatttagcttaggaaccttcctaaaggagtgaaatgacccggaagtccctcagtggcagccatgataagtgccgttcgaattctctagaatgatgagaatgaaaggaaaggaggtttcaaacttcctttataacctcctttagcttaggaaccactggacctccctaaccgaaaggaaaggagaaaatgctgccccacaatgcattgcagccgcagcatttgccgtcacacaacagtcggccgttcacggaaacaaccgattatgaccgagaaatgatatcatgaaagttacggtgcttattaagcattttaaaacgtaggtggtaagttgccaaagtgctttgttttgaacattcatcagtattataatcaaaaagagaaatatgaacgttagtttttactgaaatgatcaaataaagtcaacatctctcagtctttactgagctgtgtggagtttttttttaaaagatgtttgaatggtgatatacacagtgatagatggtaaggactaacgtttataataaatatatttgtattgattttaagatcttttcatagttcacacaatctttgggatcattagtattaatgtggaccggagggagaggcgatgagcataagtttcactttccttttttatttcaattccaactttggtcctgaagaatatgtttctctgttgtccacgttcatgaagcaaagcagcagcgtCAGAGCATGGTgcagagtctccagatgagtttacagtagtccttcgttcttattaaacatccatgttgtagtccgctatagaaaactgtggtttccatggtttccccacagcagcagacgcacacaatgacgtctgctggcgcatcataaacacgtcggatagtgaaagtgcattcggattctctaaagtaccgcagtctcttctcctaagtccttttgaattctcctatccactatcccttaaccccgtgacgtttcactcagaggtcaaggaatagatgatagggttagaatttaggagctgatttttggactattcgactgcagccctggtGTGTCTCATATGCCCGATTGTGtgcaccaggggggtatactacgaagcaggattttcgcttagccggctaaattcaggggaaactccggctttccggtcctacgaagctggttatctttttagcaggctagatctccatggtaatttatgcttagcggctaacctggtcgggaccaggttaggttgcaggctaagagctcaactcagtgaaagcaccgcctgctgaccaatcagagctcagtgtgcggagtttaaagcgatcaagtcatattacaggagaaaggaaatacagaaaagctgccgtcgcaggaaagacggctggcaaaaatcaccgactgtgtgaacgtgaacatcaatagaatatcacctcccatcttcagagcaatctgactattatcatatatttccttatctgagtcagctgagccgtatctggccgtgcaacactcagtgtcacatactgtatgcagaagtattattttaagcaacacataagttgacgaaacactcgagacaaatgtaattaaagtcagatcgtgttttagcagtgatatcataaacctgttaatgtatgcattcaaacactttttcttttgccagctgtatgcACCTTGCAAGTTcaactatgtggcttttatcctggataaagtgtttaagtcatggatgtttaaagtttaacttcttcatttttgactagtattaaagttcacttttcattcaggaagtatgacgctgcactgtcagtgcgcttctccatgtttgtgattggtcgaatgctccaaataccacccctttcatgtgaacgcgcacctaactagataggacacggctggcttgagcgatccacttgataaccagcgtcgtagtacagtttagcgagagcgcgtatgttttggattcggccaaccggctaactcaaacatatccaggttaggttgaaccagcttcgtagtataggcccctggtgtccctgtgttttctcctccctcctcacctgtgtcttgtttgtataaaaattagtcttgtgtgtatttaagttctggtttttctgtctgtcttggtCGGTTGGTCTTGTGTTAtgacctggggcctatactgcgaacctggttcaacctaacctggatatgtttgagttagccggttggcttaatccaaaacatacgcgctctcgctaaactgtactacgacgctggttatcaagtggatcgctcaagccagccgtgtcctatctagttaggtgcacgttcacatgaaatgggtggtatttggagcattcgaccaatcacaaacatggagaagcgcactgacagcgcagcgtcatacttcctgaatgaaaagtgaactttaatactagtcaaaaatgaagaagttaaactttaaacatccatgacttaaacactttatccaggat
Proteins encoded in this region:
- the ggt5a gene encoding gamma-glutamyltransferase 5a isoform X2 translates to MARSKAMVYTCCAVVMLCVVAVIVCIAVLFRHDCPDGTFSIAAVAADSATCSKIARDILQGGGSAVDGAIAALLCTSIINPQSMGIGGGSIFTVMDSSGKVKIINSRETVPGKFKADLLETCPKTIHMITGSAWIGVPGEIRGYEQAHKLYGKLPWASLFQPTIKLAREGFPIPAIQARYIPYADTNKTEPLRKLFSDKDGKLLKAGDMMKREKLADTLEMIANKGPDAFYNGKTAEDLIRDIQEAGGTLTVQDLASYRATVTDAWAITLGEYQMYFPPPPAGGIILSLILNIMKEYNLSPATLKQKEEKTLAYHHIIEAFKFANGLKKHIRDPGFSSEEIAKKFTEDSFAKHIRSLISSEGTHDAQYYNITPYLESMGTTHVSVLAEDGSAVSVTSSINHMGAASILHGPHCAEVCVQDAGDWIDGREHDHHWDGLDTHELPLVWEEPKGGDCCSGFFYQPFQFSKV